The Tenebrio molitor chromosome 2, icTenMoli1.1, whole genome shotgun sequence DNA segment ACTCAAGCGTTTTAATATGGATAGAATAAAACATGAGGCACATTTAGTTGAGGTATAACcatgaaaattataaaaatttcatatttaatcAAGTACTTATATTTTAGAGAGAAATAATATTGACAAAGCAACTTCAGCATCCAAACATCATTACATATTATGCAGCTTTTGTACATTTGCAGGAAGTTTGTGTAGTAAGCCCTTTAATGGCCTTTGGATCCTGTCGAGATCTTTTAAATGCACATTTTAATGATGGACTTCCAGAGCAAgcaataatattaatattaagAGATTTGCTTGATGCATTAAATTACATACATAAAAAAGGATTTATTCATAGGTTTTTGTACAGTatgaaaacaaactattgcctgaatacattttattttaggtCAATCAGGGCAGGTCACATATTGATTACCGCTTCTGGAAAAGCTTGTTTAGCAGGACTCCGTTATGCTTgtccaattatttttaatggtaaATGGCAAAAACATATTCATTCTTTTCCCTCTAGCACAGCAAGAAATTTGAATTGGCTAAGTCCAGAGCTTTTAGAGCAAAATTTACAGGGTAATATCaattgtttgtttaatttaaaattaacacatagTTACAGGCTATAATCAAAAGTCAGACATTTATAGTGTAGGTATGGTAATATGTGAACTTGCTAATGGAGCAGAACCATTTGCTGGAGTTTCAACAACTTTAATGTTAACTGAAAAAGTCCGTGGATGTGTTCCTCAACTGTTTGATTGCACCACAGTACCTactaatgaaaataatgaatgttatggtaatttttttatatcaatATTATAATGGCAAatgttatttacattgttgttaattttaagagTAGCGAGTAATAATTTGGAAGCAGATTACATCtctggaaaataaattttagatcccaaataatttaatacaaaattaacaACACTGGCAATAACCAAAATTTGGGGCTTAATAGTATTTTGAATGTGTTTCTGCAcaaggtttattttaaaatatctaattgtaattattatttattagaatTACTCTACAtgattgcaaatttttttttgacttaaataattattttgaagtcaaagaaCTGTTTGTGACACATTCAGAAATTGTTAAGCATCCGCCCTTTGTTTCAGGTGATTGTGATATAAGTAATAATGTAGTTAGCAGACGATTTTCTGATGATCTTCACGAGTTTGCTACACTTTGTTTACAAAAGGAATCAGTCATCCGTCCAACTGCTAGTCAACTTCTTACCCACcccatttttaaatcaataaaaagaGGGATATTTTTACCTGACTTACTTAAGCCTGCCATGCCACTGAGTAGCAGAGTTGCAGTTAATAcaggtatttatttttaaaaatctttagAATTTACTGTAGGAAAAGTTTTTTTAGATGAAGTTACAAATTTAGATGTTGCCCAACAATTTGCTGATATGGAAGTCTATTCCTGTGAATGGGACTTTTGAAAAAGATGTTTGTAGTGTTGTATATAGTTTTAATTCAgtattataatacaaaaaaaaacttctatAGGTATATTATCAGGAAGTAGAAACATGAAGAACAGTCATAATTGACAATGTAATTATACATGACCCTAAATCTGTAATAGcgttaaattaagaaaaagtgCTACTAGCAGTTCTAAAAAAGCAATTGCTCTTCCAGATTCATAATCTTATGACACTTCATCTTTGTAATTTGATACCATTATAATAAACACCCAAATTCCATTTTTATCTGAACAATTTTGTAAAactgtgtttttaaaaaatactgtcagcACTGAACTGACTGACAGTTTTTACATGAATTAACTATGTCTGAATTATATGTTTCAATCTGGATGGTGCAACTTATCACATTTAATTTGCTTTTAATAACAGATGTGGCCTTTTTAAGAATGGAATCTCGATCACAGTACTTATCTGAAACAAAATTGAGACAAATGAATATACAGAAACTGTAACTTGTCAAATAACTTACCAACACATAAATGAACAGACACAGCATCCTTTCCAGGAGCCAATGTCCAGATatgtaaattatgaaaatgacGAACACTTGAAATACTTTGCAGTTCAAGTGCCAACTCACTAGTATGTCTTGGACTACCTTCTAATAATAACCAAATAGAATCCCGCGCTACTTTTGCAGTTGTACAAATGACAACTGCTGAAAATATAAGAGTACAAATAGGATCTGCTAATTTGGCATTgggaaacaatttaataattatagcTGCTATGAGCACCCCAAAACTTTGTAAGAGGTCTCCTAGAACATGGGCAGCTGCTGCTCTTACATTAATATTTGAACTGCTTTGGTCTACATTATTTGTTGGGCTTAAGCCATGACTGTGGTTGTGGCAAAAACCATAAAGTACAGCTCCCATCcttgaatattttataatgtgGTATgtttatacaatttttattatgaaCTTACACAATGTTAACAATCAGGCCTAAGGAAGCTACAATCATCATTGTATTTGCATCGATATCATATTCTTTTTTCCAAAGTCGGTTCATAGCAAGAACTGCAAAAACTGCAGCTAACAACCAAACAGTTAAAACACTCAAAAAAGCACCAAGAACTTCAGCTCTATAATATCCAAAAGTCATATCTTTTGTAGGGGACTTACGAGCAACCCATATTGACAAAAGAGAAATAAGAAAGCCTATAAAATCTGAGAACAGATGTGCTGCATCTGTC contains these protein-coding regions:
- the Stlk gene encoding STE20-related kinase adapter protein alpha → MINYEANISAYETISTLGQCFEGKAVVHLAQHKKSGTMVALKRFNMDRIKHEAHLVEREIILTKQLQHPNIITYYAAFVHLQEVCVVSPLMAFGSCRDLLNAHFNDGLPEQAIILILRDLLDALNYIHKKGFIHRSIRAGHILITASGKACLAGLRYACPIIFNGKWQKHIHSFPSSTARNLNWLSPELLEQNLQGYNQKSDIYSVGMVICELANGAEPFAGVSTTLMLTEKVRGCVPQLFDCTTVPTNENNECYGDCDISNNVVSRRFSDDLHEFATLCLQKESVIRPTASQLLTHPIFKSIKRGIFLPDLLKPAMPLSSRVAVNTDEVTNLDVAQQFADMEVYSCEWDF
- the LOC138122640 gene encoding proton-coupled zinc antiporter SLC30A2-like isoform X2, translating into MEAYCEHYVDGDDENFLLDDQNSCVKKCIRCRKQINQWAEGESDNTWTISSSHNINVLNVNGDRTRGISNMDDNIDTLEDSPLLINPNDEFHCHSFLVQNEDHKAWRKLLVASVLCFLFMVTELIGGFIAGSLAIMTDAAHLFSDFIGFLISLLSIWVARKSPTKDMTFGYYRAEVLGAFLSVLTVWLLAAVFAVLAMNRLWKKEYDIDANTMMIVASLGLIVNIVMGAVLYGFCHNHSHGLSPTNNVDQSSSNINVRAAAAHVLGDLLQSFGVLIAAIIIKLFPNAKLADPICTLIFSAVVICTTAKVARDSIWLLLEGSPRHTSELALELQSISSVRHFHNLHIWTLAPGKDAVSVHLCVDKYCDRDSILKKATSVIKSKLNVISCTIQIETYNSDIVNSCKNCQSVQC
- the LOC138122640 gene encoding proton-coupled zinc antiporter SLC30A2-like isoform X1, producing MEAYCEHYVDGDDENFLLDDQNSCVKKCIRCRKQINQWAEGESDNTWTISSSHNINVLNVNGDRTRGISNMDDNIDTLEDSPLLINDCYQPNDEFHCHSFLVQNEDHKAWRKLLVASVLCFLFMVTELIGGFIAGSLAIMTDAAHLFSDFIGFLISLLSIWVARKSPTKDMTFGYYRAEVLGAFLSVLTVWLLAAVFAVLAMNRLWKKEYDIDANTMMIVASLGLIVNIVMGAVLYGFCHNHSHGLSPTNNVDQSSSNINVRAAAAHVLGDLLQSFGVLIAAIIIKLFPNAKLADPICTLIFSAVVICTTAKVARDSIWLLLEGSPRHTSELALELQSISSVRHFHNLHIWTLAPGKDAVSVHLCVDKYCDRDSILKKATSVIKSKLNVISCTIQIETYNSDIVNSCKNCQSVQC